A stretch of DNA from Desulfosarcina ovata subsp. ovata:
GGATCAGACCCGCCGGGTGGATTGGCTCAGGTTCAATCGAATTGGGGTAACTGGAAGAAGCCCTAACAACTATCAATCTTTTTAAGGAGGACGTGGAGAATATGGAAGCATTACAGTTTTTTATCGCATGTGTGACCGCCGCTGGGTTTGGTATTGCAATCGCCGCTTTCGGTTGTGGCCTCGGACAGGGCATGGGCCTCAAGGCCGCCGTTGAAGGCATCGCCCGCAATCCCGAATCTTCCGGTAAAGTCACCGTGACCATGCTGATCGGTCTGGCCATGATCGAATCTCTGTGTATTTACGCACTCGTTGTTTCCCTGATCCTGATCTACGCGCATCCCCAGGCTGCCGCCATCGCCGGACTGCTTGGCTAACACTGATTTTTCAGTACCCAGCACCTAAAAAAAGCCCCCTGCTGTGGCAGGGGGCTTTTTTTATGCGCCGCCAGCGAATCATGACGGCATGCGGTTTCCCAGAACCTTTTTAAGGTAGCGGCCCGTGTGGGAATCTTCGACCTGGCAGATATCCTCAGGGGTGCCCGCCGCCACGATGAATCCGCCACCGTCTCCTCCCTCCGGTCCAAGGTCGATGACGTGATCGGCCGTTTTGATGACGTCCAGGTTGTGTTCGATAATCACCACCGTATTACCGGCATCCACCAGGCGGCCGAGCACACCCAGCAATTTGCGGATATCGTCGGGGTGCAGGCCGGTGGTGGGTTCGTCGAGAATATACAGTGTATTACCGGTGCTGCGCCGACTGAGTTCACGGGCCAGTTTAATGCGTTGGGCCTCCCCGCCGGACAGCGTGGTGGCCGACTGGCCGATGGGAACATAGCCCAACCCCACATCGGCCAGGGTTTGGAGCTTGGTGCGGATGGCCTCGACATTCTGGAACATGGCCAGCCCCTGATTGACCGTCATGGCCAGCACTTCGGCGATGTTTCTGCCCTTGTAGCGGATTTCCAGTGTCTCCCGGTTATAGCGTTTGCCCCGGCACACATCGCAGGGGACATAGACGTCGGGCAGAAAATGCATCTCGATGCGGATAATACCGTCGCCACCGCAGGCTTCACAACGCCCCCCACGCATGTTGAAGCTGAAGCGGCCCGGTTTATACCCGCGCATGCGGGCCTCCGGGGTACGGCTGAACAGATCGCGGATCGGTGACAGCAGACCCGTATAGGTTCCCGGGTTGGAGCGTGGGGTTTTACCGATGGGAGACTGGTCGATGTCGATGATCTTATCGACCCGTTCAAGCCCGGCAATGGCCCCGAAGTGACCGGCCGACAGGTTGAGTTGCTGCAGACGCCGTCGGGCGGCCCGGTAAAGGGTCTCGATGACCAGGGTGGACTTGCCCGACCCGGAAACCCCGGTGACGCAGGTCAGCACCCCCAGGGGGAAGGTCACGTCGATGTTTTTCAGGTTGTTCTGGCAGGCACCGGTGATGCGGATTGATCCCTGGTCGGCGGGCCGGCGGCGTTCCGGCAGATCAATGCGCAGCCGTCCGGAAAGATACCTGCCGGTCAGTGAATGGGCATCGCCCAGCAACTGGGCGGGGGTGCCCTGGAAGACCACATGGCCGCCCTTCATTCCGGCGCCGGGGCCCATGTCCACCACATGATCGGCGGCAAGAATGGTCTCCTCGTCATGCTCCACCACCAATACC
This window harbors:
- the atpE gene encoding ATP synthase F0 subunit C: MEALQFFIACVTAAGFGIAIAAFGCGLGQGMGLKAAVEGIARNPESSGKVTVTMLIGLAMIESLCIYALVVSLILIYAHPQAAAIAGLLG